GGGTTTAAATTTTTTCCGTAACCAAAACGCGGTTTTTTAACTATCTTTATTTGCTCTTCAGTAAAATCAATAATTTTAAGAGAAAGACCAATATCCTTAGCTGACTTCTCGGCAAATTCATTGGGTATAAAAAGACTTTTAAAACAAAGCCCCTTTAAATTTACTCCTATATTTTTAAGCAATTTAACGGCAATCATTGAATCCAGACCGCCGGAAAATAAAAAAATAGCTTTAGTCATTTTTTTCTGGAACAACAATAATCACTTTTTCCCCTTCTTTTTGCAAGCCAAGCCGCTCCTTTGCTTCTCTCTCAATAAATTCAGGGGAATCTACTTCCTTTAATGTTTCACTTAAATTATCATTTTCTTTTATAAGAGATTTTTCTTGTTCCTGTA
The sequence above is drawn from the Parcubacteria group bacterium ADurb.Bin159 genome and encodes:
- the ftsL_2 gene encoding Cell division protein FtsL, with the protein product MEKESKKIFSSSLLKIILIILIIWLVFYSGRELYWYLKNKKELKKIQEQEKSLIKENDNLSETLKEVDSPEFIEREAKERLGLQKEGEKVIIVVPEKND